The Streptomonospora litoralis genome window below encodes:
- a CDS encoding ABC transporter substrate-binding protein yields MARVSARPSPAAFALVGAFLLAGCGAPAPEQSAAGGGVGVTRTNCGIDVTVDGPPERLYAAYQPGIEMAHALGLGDRLVGTAFLDAEVLPEYADEQAEADYVPSLPSREGLLEAQPDFVLSGYPNVFSENSGNGSVGTRASLRELGVQSWVMSALCPSEDGLTDRAIDPASVTVDSVYKDLRGLGALFGAEDRAEEVISGMKERIATVDKQVEGVERPTVAIVSPGEDGGYRVASGLDFGTRIIERAGGTNVFEDLKDKRNIEVGVEELVERDPDVILTDLCCDAELTREDARSEVDAITSDAALSGVTAVAEGEVHPFLFADRAAGVRAANSIELVASHLHPDLVEQ; encoded by the coding sequence ATGGCCCGCGTATCCGCACGCCCATCTCCCGCCGCGTTCGCGCTGGTCGGCGCATTTCTGCTCGCCGGCTGCGGCGCTCCCGCACCCGAGCAGTCGGCCGCAGGTGGCGGTGTCGGCGTCACCCGCACCAACTGCGGCATCGACGTCACCGTCGACGGCCCTCCCGAGCGGCTCTACGCCGCCTACCAGCCCGGCATCGAGATGGCCCACGCGCTCGGCCTCGGCGATCGGCTGGTCGGCACCGCCTTCCTGGACGCCGAGGTGCTACCGGAGTACGCCGACGAGCAGGCCGAAGCCGACTACGTGCCCTCGCTGCCCAGCAGGGAGGGGCTGCTGGAGGCTCAGCCGGATTTCGTGCTTTCCGGCTACCCCAACGTCTTCTCCGAGAACAGCGGCAACGGTTCGGTCGGTACCCGCGCGAGCCTGCGCGAGCTCGGGGTGCAGAGCTGGGTCATGAGCGCGTTGTGCCCGAGCGAGGACGGTCTGACCGACCGGGCGATCGACCCGGCCTCGGTCACGGTGGACAGCGTCTACAAGGACCTCCGCGGCCTCGGTGCGCTGTTCGGCGCCGAGGACCGGGCCGAAGAGGTGATCAGCGGCATGAAGGAGCGGATCGCCACCGTCGACAAGCAGGTCGAGGGGGTCGAACGGCCGACTGTGGCGATCGTCTCCCCGGGCGAGGACGGCGGGTACCGGGTGGCGAGCGGGCTCGACTTCGGCACCCGCATCATCGAGCGCGCCGGCGGTACCAACGTCTTCGAGGACCTGAAAGACAAGCGCAACATCGAGGTGGGCGTCGAGGAGCTCGTCGAGCGCGATCCCGACGTCATCCTCACCGACCTCTGCTGCGATGCGGAGCTGACGCGAGAGGACGCGCGGAGCGAGGTCGATGCCATCACCTCGGATGCGGCGCTTTCGGGTGTCACGGCCGTCGCCGAAGGCGAGGTCCACCCGTTCCTGTTCGCCGACAGGGCGGCCGGGGTCCGGGCTGCGAACAGCATCGAACTCGTGGCCTCGCACCTTCACCCGGACCTGGTCGAGCAGTAG
- a CDS encoding sensor histidine kinase has translation MRRTLSRFSLRTRLLLLTTGLLLAGLTLVSAVVSDRLERYQLDQLDGRLRSFTTLISRASAAVPSEVDPVTAYPERLEPALDLFGVPYLVHLDAEGTIARDIHSSRLDKANLPPLVDLGAIPADGTPVTLRAADGRERWRAAARTMPGAGGTVVAATPLTELDATITRLRATSLTSGAVLLVLLSGLGWFALGRGLRPLRRIEHTAAAIADGDLTRRVPDIAAPSTEIGHLAASLNTMLGQLERAFADRAASEARMRTFVSDVSHELRTPLFGIKGSVELYRMGALPERADVEETMHRIDREATRLATLTNGLLLLARLDEAPEGQLDRAPMDLRTLADDARHDLRALDPSRPIELTGPGGSGPPGPAQVHADESRLRQVVTNLVGNAATHTPAGTPVRIGVGTVDNRALLEVADEGPGMTAEQAGRVFDRFYRTDRSRNRSDGDNGGLGLAIARSLARAHGGDVELETALGEGARFRLTLPLLDQAV, from the coding sequence GTGAGGCGCACGCTGAGCCGGTTCTCGCTGCGGACCCGGCTGCTGCTGCTCACCACGGGCCTGTTGCTGGCGGGGCTGACCCTCGTCAGCGCCGTGGTGTCCGACCGCTTGGAGCGCTATCAGCTCGACCAGCTCGACGGCCGGTTGCGCTCGTTCACCACACTCATCTCCCGCGCATCGGCCGCCGTGCCCTCCGAGGTGGATCCCGTGACCGCTTACCCGGAGCGCCTCGAACCCGCCCTCGACTTGTTCGGGGTCCCGTACCTGGTGCACCTGGACGCGGAGGGCACGATAGCCCGAGACATCCACTCCTCCCGGCTGGACAAAGCGAACTTGCCACCGCTCGTCGATCTGGGCGCGATCCCCGCCGACGGGACACCGGTCACCCTGCGCGCCGCTGACGGCCGGGAGCGCTGGCGGGCCGCCGCCCGGACGATGCCGGGGGCGGGCGGAACGGTCGTCGCGGCCACACCGCTCACCGAGCTGGATGCCACGATCACCCGCCTCCGGGCGACCAGCCTGACCAGCGGCGCAGTCCTCCTCGTCCTGCTGAGTGGGCTCGGCTGGTTCGCCCTCGGCCGCGGGCTGCGGCCGCTACGGCGGATCGAGCACACGGCGGCCGCGATCGCCGATGGGGACCTCACCCGGCGCGTGCCCGACATCGCTGCGCCCAGCACGGAGATCGGGCACCTGGCGGCGTCGCTCAACACCATGCTCGGCCAGCTTGAACGGGCCTTCGCCGACCGAGCCGCGTCTGAGGCCCGAATGCGCACCTTCGTCTCAGACGTCAGTCACGAGCTGCGCACCCCGCTCTTCGGCATCAAGGGCTCGGTCGAGCTCTACCGGATGGGCGCCCTGCCGGAACGGGCCGACGTCGAGGAGACGATGCACCGCATCGACCGAGAAGCGACGCGACTCGCCACCCTCACCAACGGCCTGCTGCTGCTCGCCCGGCTCGACGAAGCGCCGGAAGGGCAGCTCGATCGGGCGCCCATGGACCTTCGCACCCTCGCCGATGACGCGCGCCACGATCTGCGCGCCTTGGACCCGTCCCGTCCGATCGAACTCACGGGGCCGGGAGGCAGCGGCCCGCCCGGCCCCGCCCAGGTCCACGCCGACGAATCCCGGCTGCGGCAGGTCGTGACCAACCTCGTAGGCAACGCCGCCACCCACACCCCAGCGGGCACCCCCGTCCGTATCGGAGTAGGCACCGTCGACAACCGGGCATTGCTCGAAGTGGCCGACGAAGGCCCGGGAATGACCGCGGAACAAGCAGGCCGCGTCTTCGACCGCTTCTACCGGACCGACCGCTCCCGGAACCGCTCGGACGGAGACAACGGAGGACTCGGCCTCGCCATCGCCCGCTCCCTCGCCCGTGCTCACGGCGGCGACGTCGAGCTGGAAACCGCCCTCGGCGAAGGCGCCCGCTTCCGGCTGACACTGCCACTACTGGATCAAGCCGTATGA
- a CDS encoding helix-turn-helix transcriptional regulator, whose amino-acid sequence MRGRRREALDLFADVQSRGVGQLAANTDGAAAVLYNGLGDYPAALEAARSAVARKDLFRAGFTLPELVEAAVRCGQRTVAEQALESLVERTEPAGTPYGHGVAAGARALVSGEEDDYRESVERLADGSPAPDLARAHLRYGEWLRRAGRRRDAREHLRTAHERLTEIGMEAFARRAAGELRATGEVARRRSEYTYDRLTMQEMHIAHEVAAGATSKEVAAGLFLSPRTVDAHLRSIFRKLGITSRRQLKDMPELG is encoded by the coding sequence ATGCGCGGCCGCCGCCGGGAGGCGCTCGACCTGTTCGCCGACGTGCAGAGCCGGGGTGTCGGCCAGCTGGCCGCGAACACCGACGGGGCCGCGGCCGTGCTCTACAACGGTCTCGGCGACTACCCGGCCGCGCTGGAGGCTGCCCGGAGCGCCGTGGCGCGCAAAGACCTGTTCCGAGCCGGCTTCACGCTGCCCGAGCTGGTCGAGGCGGCGGTGCGGTGCGGCCAGCGCACGGTCGCCGAACAGGCGCTGGAGTCCCTGGTCGAGCGCACCGAGCCCGCGGGGACCCCTTACGGGCACGGCGTCGCGGCGGGCGCGCGGGCGTTGGTCAGCGGCGAAGAGGACGACTATCGGGAGTCGGTCGAGCGCCTGGCCGACGGCTCGCCCGCACCGGACCTCGCGCGGGCGCATCTGCGGTACGGGGAGTGGCTGCGCCGAGCGGGCCGCCGCCGCGACGCGCGCGAACACCTGCGTACCGCCCACGAACGGCTGACGGAGATCGGCATGGAGGCGTTCGCCCGGCGGGCGGCCGGCGAGCTGCGTGCCACCGGTGAAGTGGCCCGCCGCCGCTCGGAATACACCTACGACCGGCTGACCATGCAGGAGATGCACATCGCGCACGAGGTGGCGGCGGGGGCGACGTCGAAGGAGGTCGCCGCGGGCCTGTTCCTCAGCCCGCGCACGGTCGACGCGCACCTGCGCAGCATCTTCCGCAAGCTCGGCATCACGTCGCGCAGGCAGCTCAAGGACATGCCCGAGCTCGGGTGA
- a CDS encoding Rossmann-fold NAD(P)-binding domain-containing protein translates to MDTPSTASGRAHPPTSTAVLAGCGDLGSRAGLRLAADGYRVVGLRRSPARVPAPIAGQAVDLTREVPRLPPETSVVVVALTADTRDVPGYRDTFVAGLGHLLDAVERQLPVPPRTLLVSSTAVYGVVDGSRVDEDTPAAGGAATAGVLREAEDLLHSRLPEAAVLRLGGLYGPGRQNLLRGVREGTAEIPRDPVYTNRIHRDDAAAAIAHLCTRVRVPDRVYLGVDDEPAERGELLRFLADELGVARPPVATGPPPRGQGKRCSNRKLRSTGFTFRYPTYREGYRAIIDGTCADDRDPFS, encoded by the coding sequence ATGGACACCCCGAGCACGGCGAGCGGCCGAGCGCACCCGCCCACATCGACAGCGGTTCTGGCTGGATGCGGCGATCTGGGCAGCCGGGCCGGGCTGCGGCTGGCGGCGGACGGGTACCGCGTTGTGGGACTCCGCCGCAGCCCCGCCCGCGTGCCCGCCCCCATCGCCGGGCAGGCCGTCGACCTCACCCGGGAGGTCCCCCGCCTGCCGCCGGAGACCTCCGTCGTGGTCGTCGCCCTGACGGCCGATACCCGCGACGTGCCCGGCTACCGGGACACCTTCGTCGCCGGCCTGGGCCACCTGCTCGACGCGGTCGAGCGGCAGCTGCCCGTGCCGCCGCGGACGCTGCTGGTGTCCTCCACGGCCGTCTACGGGGTCGTCGACGGAAGCCGGGTCGACGAAGACACCCCGGCCGCCGGCGGAGCCGCCACGGCCGGGGTGCTCCGTGAGGCGGAGGACCTCCTGCACTCGCGGCTACCGGAGGCAGCCGTGCTGCGGCTGGGCGGGCTCTACGGTCCCGGTCGGCAGAACCTGCTTCGGGGGGTGCGCGAGGGCACCGCGGAGATCCCGCGCGACCCCGTCTACACCAACCGCATCCACCGCGACGACGCCGCCGCGGCCATCGCGCACCTGTGCACCCGCGTGCGCGTCCCGGACCGGGTCTACCTCGGCGTCGACGACGAACCGGCAGAGCGCGGCGAACTGCTGCGCTTCCTGGCCGACGAACTCGGCGTGGCACGCCCTCCCGTCGCCACCGGCCCGCCCCCGCGCGGCCAGGGCAAGCGGTGTTCCAACCGGAAGCTGCGTTCGACCGGTTTCACATTCCGCTATCCCACCTACCGCGAGGGCTACCGCGCCATCATCGATGGCACCTGTGCCGATGACCGCGACCCGTTCTCCTGA
- a CDS encoding ABC transporter ATP-binding protein: MTPRTIAPTTLAAADLSLGYRSGTVVDRVSVTLPPEQVTVIVGPNGCGKSTLLRGLARLLKPQGGAVLLDGSDIARLPAKSLARQLGLLPQQPVAPDGITAADLIARGRHPHQRWFRQFGDTDAEAISAAMAATGVTDLADRPIEELSGGQRQRVWIALALAQDPDVMLLDEPTTYLDLAHQVEVLELLTDVDTRSGRTIVLVLHDLDLAGRYADHLIVMKDGEVAAQGPPSEVVTADTVESVFSLPCTVIGDPLTGTPIVLPRPGRRG; the protein is encoded by the coding sequence ATGACGCCCCGCACCATCGCGCCGACCACGCTGGCCGCCGCCGACCTCAGCCTCGGATACCGGTCCGGGACCGTCGTCGACCGGGTCTCGGTAACACTGCCGCCCGAGCAGGTCACCGTGATCGTCGGACCGAACGGCTGCGGGAAGTCGACCCTGCTGCGCGGGCTCGCCCGGCTGCTCAAGCCGCAAGGCGGCGCCGTCCTGCTGGACGGTTCCGACATCGCCCGGCTGCCGGCCAAGAGCCTGGCCCGGCAGCTGGGACTGCTCCCGCAGCAGCCCGTCGCCCCGGACGGGATCACCGCCGCCGACCTCATCGCGCGCGGCCGTCACCCCCATCAGCGGTGGTTCCGCCAGTTCGGCGACACCGACGCCGAGGCGATCTCCGCCGCCATGGCCGCGACCGGCGTGACCGACCTGGCCGACCGCCCGATCGAGGAACTCTCCGGGGGCCAGCGGCAGCGGGTGTGGATCGCCCTGGCGCTCGCCCAAGACCCCGACGTCATGCTCCTCGACGAGCCGACGACCTACTTGGACCTGGCCCACCAGGTCGAGGTGTTGGAGCTGCTCACCGACGTGGACACCCGGTCTGGCCGGACGATCGTGCTCGTGCTGCACGACCTCGACCTCGCCGGCCGCTACGCCGACCACCTCATCGTCATGAAGGACGGAGAGGTCGCCGCGCAAGGCCCCCCGTCGGAGGTGGTCACCGCCGACACTGTGGAGTCCGTGTTCTCGCTGCCCTGCACGGTGATCGGCGACCCGCTCACCGGAACCCCGATCGTGCTTCCCCGGCCCGGCCGCAGGGGATGA
- a CDS encoding DUF2397 family protein, which produces MSRSPGTPGTGDGPPAAAEGTGPLGSPEEPQAPGASAQTGETGPAPSPGGGAEPGSAPAAEYERLTAYSYLVVPDRDVYIAIMRVFTGTFMADMSAHEVAEKLSRDSGTRRSADTDTHTVTAEQTAGSAAPSSPSAAGDLPVDSIARKLDQLKDWGALLPSARPVRAATVTEYQRSRGRYQLSPVGEIVQRHSEELLSADSIREVSRELLGAVAEALDSLAREAHEPGGVAGADALRRVSAIFTQFGRFVESVRDFYAYLGQVLNRFDLGDAEFRVFKDVLLDYAETITEDVARQTPVISAAVDSLWPLLTDLLERIDAAEPGLSALSAADVRVRRSSGRSLDDWRELRDWFADSAGRGSDVGQLRLATMKALQSLLGNAKRMLRSSARGELSRRNDLLKLARWVDTADDETAHDLIASAFAMYGARHLGGARGDTDQATSATSWWKDDPVEVAVSLRERGDRKARGAYRREGEDYSQAREDLLHEAHEHEARREAGAAELAAAAGREEEVVFSAAAFELFNELLGRAMAQSRAADSGTGRFGTDDPGLGVALDLREHPGRVAMIRSRNGDLALEGFTAHLGSSNTGFTQAREETGT; this is translated from the coding sequence ATGAGTCGATCCCCTGGCACCCCCGGAACCGGGGACGGTCCTCCCGCCGCTGCGGAAGGCACCGGCCCGCTCGGCTCTCCCGAGGAGCCGCAGGCACCCGGCGCCTCCGCTCAGACCGGTGAAACCGGCCCCGCCCCGTCCCCGGGCGGGGGCGCCGAACCCGGCTCTGCTCCCGCAGCCGAGTACGAGCGGCTGACCGCCTACAGCTACCTCGTCGTGCCCGACCGCGACGTCTACATCGCCATTATGCGGGTCTTCACCGGCACGTTCATGGCCGACATGTCCGCCCACGAGGTCGCCGAGAAGCTCTCCCGCGACAGCGGCACGCGCCGCTCCGCCGACACCGACACCCACACCGTCACCGCCGAGCAGACCGCCGGTTCCGCCGCTCCGTCCTCCCCGTCCGCGGCCGGCGACCTGCCAGTGGACTCCATCGCCCGCAAACTCGACCAGCTCAAGGACTGGGGCGCCCTGCTGCCCAGCGCCCGCCCGGTGCGGGCCGCCACCGTCACCGAGTACCAGCGCAGCAGGGGCCGCTACCAGCTCTCCCCGGTCGGCGAGATCGTCCAGCGGCACAGCGAGGAACTGCTCAGCGCCGACTCCATCCGCGAGGTCAGCCGCGAACTGCTGGGCGCGGTGGCCGAGGCGCTCGACTCCCTCGCGCGCGAGGCGCACGAACCCGGCGGCGTCGCCGGGGCGGACGCCCTGCGGCGCGTTTCCGCGATCTTCACCCAGTTCGGGCGGTTCGTGGAGTCGGTGCGCGACTTCTACGCCTACCTCGGCCAGGTGCTCAACCGCTTCGACCTGGGCGACGCCGAGTTCCGGGTCTTCAAGGACGTGCTGCTCGACTACGCCGAGACCATCACCGAGGACGTCGCCCGCCAGACACCGGTGATCAGCGCCGCCGTCGACTCCCTCTGGCCGCTGCTAACCGACCTGCTGGAGCGCATCGACGCCGCCGAGCCCGGGCTGAGCGCGCTGTCCGCCGCCGACGTGCGCGTCCGCCGCAGCAGCGGCCGCAGCCTCGACGACTGGCGCGAACTGCGCGACTGGTTCGCCGACTCCGCCGGGCGCGGCAGCGACGTCGGCCAACTGCGCCTGGCCACCATGAAGGCGCTGCAGTCGCTGCTGGGCAACGCCAAGCGCATGCTGCGCTCCTCCGCCCGCGGCGAGCTGTCGCGCCGCAACGACCTGCTGAAACTCGCGCGCTGGGTCGACACCGCCGACGACGAAACGGCCCACGACCTCATCGCCTCCGCCTTCGCGATGTACGGCGCCCGCCACCTCGGCGGCGCCCGCGGCGACACCGACCAGGCCACCAGCGCCACGAGCTGGTGGAAGGACGACCCCGTCGAGGTCGCGGTCAGCCTCCGCGAGCGGGGCGACCGCAAGGCCCGCGGGGCCTACCGGCGCGAAGGCGAGGACTACTCCCAGGCACGCGAGGACCTGCTGCACGAAGCCCACGAGCACGAGGCCAGGCGCGAAGCCGGCGCGGCCGAGCTCGCCGCGGCCGCCGGCCGCGAAGAGGAGGTCGTCTTCTCCGCGGCCGCCTTCGAGCTGTTCAACGAGCTGCTCGGCCGCGCCATGGCGCAGTCGCGCGCAGCCGACTCCGGCACCGGCCGGTTCGGCACCGACGACCCCGGCCTCGGGGTCGCGCTGGACCTGCGCGAGCACCCGGGCCGGGTGGCGATGATCCGCAGCCGCAACGGCGACCTCGCCCTGGAGGGCTTCACCGCCCATCTCGGTTCGTCGAACACCGGCTTCACCCAGGCGCGGGAGGAGACCGGAACGTGA
- a CDS encoding TIGR02678 family protein has translation MSTPSDSAAEVDRREALRLLLRNPLVTARGDPDGFALVRRHADELKRDFERFFGYRLVVEGRFARLHKAGLGARSGRRLTRATTGTHFSPRAYAYLVLALAATVTAPEQMLLSELVAEIRAAATEAGIDLGEPGGAQKRHLTAALRKLIDWDVLSETEGSVDALLADDEREALLTIDTEIARRIVSGPVGRARSPQELVAAAEQTDHGGPRTSVRRRIAETPVVYLDDLGDDERAWLRRNQRREQVNFHDMLGAELEIRAEGIALVREQDDFTDTEFPGTGTVAQAALLLIGRLLETARPDGAGHPAAGGRLVIGVPVPAARIDTLLSELAAEHSSAWSKAYVADIRALRADVCRLLCDMRLLAPVEPTRAEQAERAAHAAAEDAGAQDSAQSGADRQVTDVSAARGQRAESAAADDAGEHWVLLAAAARYRPHATKRPRTEPATEGDAP, from the coding sequence GTGAGTACGCCCTCCGACAGCGCGGCCGAGGTCGACCGCCGCGAAGCGCTGCGGCTGCTGCTGCGCAACCCGCTGGTCACCGCCCGCGGCGATCCCGACGGCTTCGCCCTCGTCCGCCGGCACGCCGACGAACTCAAGCGCGACTTCGAGCGGTTCTTCGGTTACCGCCTCGTGGTCGAAGGGCGCTTCGCCCGCCTGCACAAGGCCGGGCTCGGCGCGCGGAGCGGCCGCAGGCTCACCCGCGCGACGACCGGCACGCACTTCTCCCCGCGCGCCTACGCCTACCTGGTGCTCGCCCTGGCGGCCACCGTCACGGCGCCGGAGCAGATGCTGCTCTCCGAACTCGTGGCCGAGATCCGCGCCGCGGCGACCGAGGCCGGCATCGACCTGGGAGAGCCCGGCGGCGCGCAGAAGCGCCACCTCACCGCCGCCCTGCGCAAGCTCATCGACTGGGACGTGCTGAGCGAGACCGAGGGCAGTGTCGACGCGCTGCTGGCCGACGACGAGCGCGAAGCCCTGCTGACCATCGACACCGAGATCGCGCGCCGCATCGTCAGCGGGCCGGTCGGCCGAGCCCGCAGTCCCCAGGAGCTCGTCGCGGCCGCGGAGCAGACCGACCACGGCGGCCCGCGGACGTCGGTGCGGCGGCGCATCGCCGAGACCCCGGTCGTCTACCTGGACGACCTCGGCGACGACGAACGCGCGTGGCTGCGCCGGAACCAGCGCCGCGAACAGGTCAACTTCCACGACATGCTCGGCGCCGAACTGGAGATCCGCGCCGAGGGCATCGCCCTGGTCCGCGAACAGGACGACTTCACCGACACCGAATTCCCGGGAACGGGCACGGTGGCCCAGGCGGCGCTGCTGCTCATCGGCCGGCTGCTGGAGACCGCACGACCCGACGGAGCCGGGCACCCCGCGGCGGGCGGCCGGCTCGTCATCGGTGTCCCGGTGCCCGCCGCGCGCATCGACACCCTGCTGTCCGAACTCGCGGCCGAGCACTCCTCGGCGTGGTCGAAAGCCTACGTCGCCGACATCCGGGCCCTGCGCGCCGACGTGTGCAGGCTGCTGTGCGACATGCGGCTGCTGGCGCCGGTCGAACCCACCCGGGCCGAGCAGGCCGAACGCGCCGCGCACGCGGCCGCGGAGGACGCGGGCGCCCAGGATTCGGCCCAATCCGGCGCGGACCGCCAGGTCACCGACGTGAGCGCCGCACGCGGGCAGCGCGCCGAGAGTGCCGCCGCCGACGACGCCGGCGAACACTGGGTGCTGCTGGCCGCCGCCGCACGCTACCGACCGCACGCCACCAAGCGCCCGCGCACCGAACCCGCCACGGAAGGCGACGCCCCATGA
- a CDS encoding FecCD family ABC transporter permease, producing MIAGDRGAFLLRSPRAAVVFRFVRRSTALTLLAWLLAGGVALLSLTLGQFDIGVSGVLRVLGGGGTLIEYDVVVRNRLPRALTGLGVGAAFALSGAILQRIAANPLVSPDVIGVNSGAAFGALTVITVFGGTGLHTVAGALVGAAVTAAAIFLLSARRGLSGYRLVLVGIGVAAMLTSAVSFLLTRADYHRVMAAAAWLTGSLANRSSLHVAIIATTLAVAVPVLVVLARQVRLLELGDDLAKVLSGHASSTRIALVAAAVVLAAMATAAAGPIGFIALVAPQIVRRMLPGRGALLAPAAGLGALLVVAADLAARLLFTPAELPVGVMTGVLGAPVLLYLLARANRIGHTG from the coding sequence GTGATCGCGGGCGACCGCGGCGCGTTCCTCCTGCGCAGCCCGCGGGCCGCAGTCGTGTTCCGGTTCGTCCGCCGGTCCACCGCCCTGACCCTGCTCGCCTGGCTGCTCGCCGGCGGCGTGGCGCTGCTGTCGCTGACCCTGGGCCAGTTCGACATCGGTGTCTCCGGCGTGCTCCGGGTGCTGGGCGGAGGCGGCACGCTCATCGAGTACGACGTCGTCGTGCGCAACCGGCTGCCGCGCGCTCTCACCGGACTCGGAGTGGGCGCCGCCTTCGCCCTGTCCGGAGCGATCCTGCAGCGTATCGCGGCCAACCCGCTGGTCAGCCCCGACGTGATCGGCGTGAACTCGGGAGCCGCCTTCGGCGCGCTGACGGTGATCACCGTGTTCGGCGGCACTGGACTGCACACCGTCGCGGGCGCGCTGGTGGGGGCGGCGGTCACCGCCGCGGCGATCTTCCTGCTTTCCGCCCGGCGCGGCCTGAGCGGCTACCGGCTGGTGCTCGTCGGTATCGGCGTGGCGGCCATGCTGACCTCGGCGGTGTCCTTCCTGCTGACCCGGGCCGACTACCACCGCGTGATGGCGGCGGCCGCGTGGCTGACGGGGAGCCTGGCCAACCGCAGCAGCCTGCACGTCGCGATCATCGCCACCACCCTGGCGGTCGCCGTGCCCGTGCTGGTCGTGCTGGCCCGCCAGGTGCGGCTGCTCGAACTCGGCGACGACCTGGCCAAGGTGCTCTCCGGGCATGCGAGCAGCACCAGGATCGCCCTCGTCGCCGCCGCGGTGGTGCTCGCCGCGATGGCCACGGCCGCGGCAGGCCCCATCGGGTTCATCGCGCTCGTCGCGCCCCAGATCGTCCGCCGGATGCTTCCCGGCCGAGGCGCCCTGCTCGCGCCCGCCGCGGGGCTCGGCGCTCTGCTCGTGGTCGCCGCCGACCTCGCCGCCCGGCTCTTGTTCACCCCGGCCGAGCTGCCCGTCGGCGTGATGACCGGGGTACTGGGAGCACCGGTGCTGCTGTACCTTCTCGCCCGCGCCAACAGGATCGGACACACAGGATGA
- a CDS encoding FecCD family ABC transporter permease, with product MAGATAAVRTGAATRRAPGADTGQGLFRGAAGRSVGLVLAALPLAAAIAVSILIGNYPLSAADAASALSGPIGTEADRIVWHVRVPRTATGLLTGVGLGVAGAVMQGLTRNPLAGPGILGVNAGAAFAVVAAMAFLNVGVLTGYLWAAFAGAAVAAVFVYVLGSLGGGGPTPVKLALAGAAFSAMVGSATTAITLLDAGVLNDYRFWTVGSLTRPETGDLLAVAPAALVGVCLAVMVGRDLNAVALGEDMARSLGTRLVITRVLGAVSVVLLAGTATAIAGPIGFVGLVVPHIARALTGPDYRWIMAWCVLLAPTVLLLADVLGRVLIQPEQLQVGIVTGLIGAPFFIHLVRKRKVAQL from the coding sequence GTGGCCGGCGCAACAGCTGCCGTACGGACCGGTGCCGCGACGAGGCGCGCACCGGGTGCCGACACCGGCCAAGGCCTGTTCCGCGGTGCAGCGGGCCGCTCGGTCGGCTTGGTCCTGGCCGCGCTGCCACTGGCGGCCGCCATCGCCGTGTCGATCCTCATCGGCAACTACCCTCTCTCGGCCGCAGACGCGGCCTCGGCCCTGAGCGGGCCCATCGGAACCGAAGCCGACCGGATCGTGTGGCACGTGCGCGTGCCCCGGACCGCCACCGGTCTGCTCACCGGAGTCGGGCTCGGAGTCGCGGGCGCCGTCATGCAGGGGTTGACCCGCAATCCCCTGGCGGGGCCGGGGATCCTCGGCGTCAACGCCGGGGCCGCGTTCGCCGTGGTGGCCGCCATGGCCTTCCTCAACGTGGGCGTGCTCACCGGTTACCTGTGGGCGGCGTTCGCCGGAGCCGCCGTGGCGGCGGTCTTCGTCTACGTGCTCGGTTCGCTGGGCGGCGGCGGCCCGACGCCGGTGAAGCTCGCGCTGGCCGGAGCCGCGTTCAGCGCCATGGTCGGCTCTGCGACCACCGCCATCACCCTCCTCGACGCCGGCGTACTCAACGACTACCGGTTCTGGACCGTCGGCTCGCTGACCCGACCCGAAACCGGAGATCTGCTTGCCGTCGCCCCCGCAGCGCTGGTCGGAGTCTGCCTGGCGGTGATGGTCGGCCGGGACCTCAACGCGGTCGCCCTCGGCGAAGACATGGCACGCAGCCTGGGCACCCGACTGGTGATCACCCGGGTGCTGGGCGCCGTCTCCGTCGTGCTGCTGGCCGGAACGGCCACGGCGATCGCCGGGCCGATCGGGTTCGTCGGCCTCGTCGTGCCCCACATCGCGCGAGCCCTGACGGGGCCGGACTACCGGTGGATCATGGCCTGGTGCGTCCTTTTGGCGCCGACCGTGCTCCTGCTGGCCGACGTGCTCGGCAGAGTGCTGATCCAGCCCGAGCAGCTGCAGGTCGGCATCGTCACCGGACTGATCGGGGCGCCGTTCTTCATCCACCTGGTCCGCAAGCGGAAGGTGGCCCAGCTGTGA